One region of Purpureocillium takamizusanense chromosome 4, complete sequence genomic DNA includes:
- a CDS encoding uncharacterized protein (CAZy:AA7~EggNog:ENOG503NXN6~COG:C), producing MQTYFANQSCDPFTDRTKPCVLGNYVSYAVKVKCNADVAAALRFAKEHNLRVVVRNTGHDFFGRSTGAGALSIWTQGLKAVSFADWSDEHYSGPAASVGAGVIGYEIIEAAHKQGLAVVTGECATVGLAGGFIQGGGHSALSTAFGLASDQTLAFQVVTTSGRTVTASPTKNADLYWALSGGGGGNYGVVVGVTVRAHKAATVGGAAFQLLAPTTTPEKFQAALAKFYELLPKMVDNGAMVVFYTNQQMLVLKPLTLWNSTAAHVRDVVLQPFTAALKDIGIALPVAYSELSYRDHYDRYMGPLPQGSFEVERYQFGGRLIPRRVLEDDASRGAFVRVVNNLTANGILAVGSAAAYANKPAGGADNAVNPVWRSTLVQLQLITDWDSTAPWSDMEAAQRRMTEEFMPQMERVTPGSGSYMNEADFRQPNWQQTFYGASYEKLLAVKRKWDPESVLYTLKGVGSEAWNVGNDGRMCRA from the exons atGCAGACGTATTTCGCAAATCAGAGCTGCGATCCGTTCACCGATAGGACGAAGCCCTGCGTGCTTGGCAACTACGTCAGCTACGCCGTCAAGGTCAAGTGCAACGCAGACGTCGCAGCCGCTCTGCGCTTTGCCAAGGAGCACAAcctccgcgtcgtcgtccgcaaCACGGGCCACGA CTTCTTCGGCCGCtccaccggcgccggcgccctctcCATCTGGACCCAGGGCCTCAAGGCCGTGTCCTTTGCCGACTGGTCGGACGAGCACTACTCCGGACCGGCAGccagcgtcggcgcgggcgtcatcgGGTATGAGAtcatcgaggcggcgcacAAGCAGGGCCTcgcggtggtgacgggcgAGTGCGCGACGGTCGGtctcgccggcggcttcaTCCAGGGGGGCGGGCACTCTGCGCTCAGCACCGCCTTTGGTCTCGCCTCGGACCAGACGTTGGCTTTCCAGGTCGTCACGACGAGCGGTCGCACCGTCACAGCGTCGCCAACAAAGAACGCGGACCTCTACTGGGcgctgagcggcggcggcggcggcaactacggcgtcgtcgtgggagTGACGGTTCGTGCGCacaaggcggcgacggtcggAGGCGCGGCCTTCCAACTGCTCGCGCCCACTACCACGCCTGAGAAGTTccaggccgccctggccaagTTCTACGAGCTGCTGCCCAAGATGGTGGACAATGGCGCCATGGTCGTCTTCTACACGAACCAGCAGATGCTGGTGCTCAAGCCCCTGACCCTGTGGAACTCGACGGCCGCTCACGTCCGCGACGTCGTCCTGCAGCCCTTCAccgcggcgctcaaggacaTTGGCATCGCCCTGCCGGTTGCGTACAGCGAGCTCTCCTACCGCGACCACTACGACCGCTACATggggcccctcccccaggggagcttcgaggtcgagcgGTACCAGTTCGGCGGACGCCTGATCCCCCGCCgggtcctcgaggacgacgcgaGCCGCGGCGCCTTTGTCCGCGTCGTCAACAACCTGACGGCcaacggcatcctcgccgtcggcagcgccgccgcctacgccaacaagcccgccggcggcgccgacaacgcGGTCAACCCGGTGTGGCGCTCCACGCTGGtccagctgcagctcatcACGGACTGggactcgacggcgccgtggtcggacatggaggcggcgcagcgtcgCATGACGGAGGAGTTTATGCCGCAGATGGAGCGCGTCACGCCCGGCAGCGGGTCGTACATGAACGAGGCCGACTTTAGGCAGCCGAACTGGCAGCAGACGTTTTACGGGGCTAGCtacgagaagctgctggccgtTAAGCGCAAGTGGGATCCTGAGAGTGTTCTTTATACGCTCAAGGGTGTGGGAAGCGAGGCTTGGAACGTTGGAAACGATGGCCGGATGTGCAGGGCATGA
- a CDS encoding uncharacterized protein (COG:U~EggNog:ENOG503P9ZG) translates to MSQQPPYGHPPQGGYYPQGAPPYNQQQQQPYGQNPQQPPYGQAAPPPPHAPPPQGGQYPGQPPYQQPPYGQPQQGGGYYPPGPQQQYQGQQQHQQQQPYGAPPPPQGNYAAQQPYAPPGGPQGGQYGQQPPYHPGQGHQQAYPPAGYGAPAPGQAPPHQQPWQQQQQPGPPHQQQQPYGHVQVAPPTPASPGYDTAQKQWAQPVHTSDDIETIRKAMKGMGCDEKALIRVLTDLKYANPWAMEQLVRDYNSRFMRDLVKDIESETRGDLETGLMALVRGPLANDVHALDKALNRAGTDEETLMDVLLCRSNADVRAIAAEYRRVKGRELLTVIRDDVDDNLYRLYSMALAATRAEDAAPVLPADIDHKVTELQRATEGMIGANAAAVAQVFTSSSDAQLHAVSDAYRRKYHRSLEEVIEKEFRGDMEDALLRMLTHAVDRARCDAARLHQPLVKTVRKDRLFINRLVALYWDRPRLEAARAAYRKAYGASPGRTIKDALSGDHEKLMLALVGEK, encoded by the exons ATGAGCCAGCAACCGCCGTACGGACACCCGCCGCAGGGCGGCTACTACCCGCAAGGCGCGCCGCCGTacaaccagcagcagcagcaaccatACGGACAGAATCCGCAGCAGCCTCCGTACGGCCAGGCGgcaccccctcctcctcacgctcctcctcctcaggGCGGGCAGTATCCGGGGCAGCCGCCGTACCAGCAACCGCCATACGgacagccgcagcagggcggcggctactATCCGCccgggccgcagcagcagtatcaagggcagcagcagcatcagcagcagcagccatacggcgcgccgccgccgccgcaggggaATTATGCTGCTCAGCAGCCCTACGCTCCGCCGGGAGGGCCTCAGGGTGGTCAATATGGACAGCAGCCGCCGTATCATCCGGGCCAGGGGCATCAGCAGGCGTATCCGCCGGCTGGGTACGGCGCACCG GCGCCGGGACAAGCTCCTCCCCATCAGCAGccgtggcagcagcagcagcagcccggcccgccgcatcagcaacaacaaccgTACGGCCATGTCCAGGTGGCGCCGCCTACTCCCGCGTCCCCGGGCTACGACACGGCGCAGAAACAATGGGCGCAGCCGGTGCACACgagcgacgacatcgagaCGATCCGCAAGGCGATGAAGGGCATGGGCTGCGACGAGAAGGCGCTCATCAGGGTGCTGACGGACCTCAAGTACGCCAACCCGTGGGCCATGGAGCAGCTGGTGCGCGACTACAACAGCCGGTTCAtgcgcgacctcgtcaaggACATTGAGAGCGAGACGCGGGGGGACCTGGAGACGGGGCTCATGGCGCTGGTGCGCGGGCCGCTCGCCAACGACGTCCACGcgctcgacaaggcgctcAACCGGGCGGGCACTGACGAGGAGACGCTCATGGACGTGCTGCTCTGCCGGTCCAACGCCGACGTGCGCGCCATCGCGGCCGAGTACCGCCGCGTCAAGGGCCGGGAGCTGCTCACGGTCATCagggacgacgtcgacgacaaccTCTACCGGCTGTACAgcatggcgctggcggcgacgcgcgccgaggacgccgcccccgtgctgcccgccgacatcgaccaCAAGGTGacggagctgcagcgcgcgacCGAGGGCATGATAGgtgccaacgccgcggccgtggcgcaggTATTTACGAGCTCGAGCGACGCGCAGCTGCACGCCGTGAGCGACGCGTACCGCCGCAAGTACCACCGCAGCCTCGAGGAGGTCATCGAGAAGGAGTTCcgcggcgacatggaggacgcgctgctgcggaTGCTGacgcacgccgtcgacagggcgcgatgcgatgcggcccGCCTGCACCAGCCGCTCGTCAAGACGGTGCGCAAGGACAGGCTCTTCATCAACCGCCTCGTTGCGCTGTATTGGGACCGCCCGcggctggaggcggcgcgcgcggcgtaTCGCAAGGCGTACGGCGCGTCGCCCGGGCGGACCATCAAGGATGCGCTGAGCGGGGACCACGAGAAGCTGATGCTTGCGTTGGTTGGCGAGAAGTGA
- a CDS encoding uncharacterized protein (SECRETED:SignalP(1-22~SECRETED:cutsite=VVA-VP~SECRETED:prob=0.3993)), which yields MRFALPSAVILLMGSASTVVVAVPAAVAGETLTTLERRYECSYQDDQCKVLCTGGSKYINCGQSECLGTVCKCVCHYG from the exons ATGCGTTTCGCCCTGCCCTCTGCTGTCATCCTGTTGATGGGTTCGGCGAGcacggtggtggtggccgtccCAGCCGCGGTGGCTGGTGAGACCTTGACGACCCTCGAGCGGCGGTACGAGTGCTCGTACCAGGACGACCAGTGCAAGGTGCTGTGCACGGGGGGGAGCAAGTACATCAACTGCGGGCAGTCCGAG TGTCTCGGAACCGTGTGCAAGTGTGTTTGCCACTATGGCTGA
- a CDS encoding uncharacterized protein (TransMembrane:10 (i63-80o86-104i116-138o169-193i205-231o261-279i316-335o389-407i414-433o439-460i)~COG:P~EggNog:ENOG503NUMR), with product MSNNHTHAAHQDRSEHSPLLPTSGSSHGTRGVVAAEGESGRHGFDPRQFFVILWRSSCTASKLVNLLWPFVPVALLLHISSGLESWKFATAYVAVIPSANLLGFAGQEFARKMPKVAGILIETTFGSIIEIILFVVLLGKHRPETPPGNNNNNGGGGGGGGDEGNLIPIIQAAILGSILTNLLLCLGLCFFFGGLRNASQKFHAIVSEVGTGLLLVAAFGLLIPSAFYSALKAEVVGELPGFRRPDWTFTDRKLREDVLRISQATSIALMVAFLLYTWYQASSRHSIFDEVIEQDEHRDTDRHEDMAKPKFTMTEALLAIALSLVLVTVLLVLLVEQIEHVVESGVPDQFLGLILLPLVEKSAEHLTAIDEAWDGVINVALYHCLGPSIQTALFNAPLVVIVGWIIGKPMDLNFEIFMVALLVLSILVVGNFLRDGESNWLEGALLVIVYVIIAIACWYYPNPDVATSNSAQGLRLDMESLGPDGIRELRRLLSQEL from the exons ATGTCCAACAATCACACCCACGCTGCACACCAAGACCGCAGCGAGCACTCACCCCTCCTCCCGACGTCTGGTAGCAGTCACGGCACGCGCggagtcgtcgccgccgagggcgagagcggACGCCATGGGTTCGACCCGCGCCAATTCTTCGTCATACTCTGGCGAAGCTCCTGCACCGCTTCCAAGCTGGTCAACCTGCTCTGGCCCTTTGTccccgtcgcgctgctgctgcacatcTCGTCGGGCCTCGAGTCATGGAAGTTTGCTACCGCGTACGTCGCCGTGATCCCGTCGGCGAACCTCCTCGGCTTCGCAGGCCAGGAGTTTGCGCGCAAAATGCCCAAGGTCGCCGGCATACTCATCGAGACCACCTTTGGCTCCATCATCGAGATCATCCTGTttgtcgtcctcctcggcaagCACCGACCAGAGACGCCGCCGGgtaacaacaacaacaacggcggcgggggcggtgggggcggtgacgagggcaaCCTCATACCCATCATACAGGCAGCCATACTCGGCAGCATCCTCACCAACCTGCTGCTCTGTCTCGGCCtgtgcttcttcttcggcggccTCCGCAACGCCAGCCAAAAGTTCCACGCCATCGTCTCCGAGGTCGGCACcgggctcctcctcgtggCTGCCTTTGGCCTGCTCATCCCGAGCGCCTTCTACTCGGCCCTCAAAGCCGAAGTGGTAGGCGAGCTTCCGGGGTTCAGACGCCCGGACTGGACATTCACCGACAGGAAGCTCCGGGAAGACGTGCTGCGCATCAGCCAGGCGACGTCCATTGCCTTGATGGTGGCATTCTTGCTGTACACGTGGTACCAGGCGAGCAGCCGGCACAGCATCTTCGACGAGGTGATTGAGCAGGACGAGCATCGAGACACCGACAGGCACGAGGACATGGCGAAGCCCAAGTTCACCATgaccgaggcgctgctggctaTTGCACTGTCGCTCGTGCTCGTCACGGTGCTGCTCGTCCTTCTCGTCGAGCAGATCGAGCACGTTGTCGAGAGCGGCGTGCCCGATCAGTTCCTCGGTCTCATCCTGCTCCCGCTCGTGGAAAAGTCTGCGGAGCATTTGACTGCCATCGATGAGGCCTGGG ACGGAGTGATCAACGTCGCGCTATATCATTGCCTCGGGCCGTCCATCCAAACAGCCCTGTTCAACGCGCCCTTGGTGGTGATTGTCGGTTGGATTATCGGCAAGCCCATGGATCTCAACTTTGAGATTTTCATGGTGGCGCTCCTGGTTCTCTCGATTCTCGTCGTGGGCAACTTTCTTCGCGATGGTGAATCGAACTGGCTTGAAGGCGCTCTACTAGTG ATTGTCtacgtcatcatcgccatcgcctgTTGGTACTATCCGAACCCGGACGTGGCAACTTCGAACAGCGCACAGGGGCTGCGGTTGGACATGGAGTCACTGGGCCCTGATGGCATCCGGGAGTTGCGACGGCTGCTCTCTCAAGAGCTGTGA
- a CDS encoding uncharacterized protein (COG:S~EggNog:ENOG503NZ9P), which produces MEPVVLASTALMAGSFVTWRYLNGSKKITQKIQPTEPYMYERKAKLELEDEFCEQYKSLYYKLHNLEHNSDALPEARKLLLSFFSDVLQSERLGGEDPASILAITEYTEKALEDFVHAQLESVTTEYREYLARRKNGSPRELFQDATDARKWLAHKAPHKLVDGAWLGHVHRVTSPFEYRRVTKAAWQVLSEELGDGDLSRCHAYVFERLLEKVGRPVPEPTTLEFIEQTTVTDAGIWRSALAQMLISLFPEDFLPEILGFNLHFEMLTLETLQASKELREVKLDPYYFTLHITIDNADTGHTAMASQIVADYLRLVTERHGPAATQQAWKRIQVGFLVSQNIHSSYNDKLTERLINIFMAKAIASNRIHDHCTMKLGGESLSKWLDPTLFHRLDWQAKFLTCLKNAKPWVHKGNSGKSRLVRQLVWGGSMFGAFTDREVVVVKDWIDTLVPIGPEAYQNFTGNDGTVDSPKPTYSKGAELYAEFSRSVDDVLDTSIPLEPLALEPANINVDKLLPLWFAQANLLEYMVSVPWNVASDVGCAIVRILRAQYGFLPEPLGVDGLDEMKRDDSTDLIDIGNEILSRHDPGCALPSRIEDVLQRWPSPFAETMLMAAKRPQDLGWVLIGMAQAFVELHSIIASSPVLLSGVKREALESITTREQQSMKTCMDAISSGSREDVDFRRGYQLAKKQILSCVA; this is translated from the coding sequence ATGGAGCCTGTTGTCCTTGCGTCGACCGCCTTGATGGCCGGGTCCTTTGTGACCTGGAGGTACCTCAACGGCTCCAAGAAAATCACACAGAAGATCCAACCCACAGAACCGTACATGTAcgagcgcaaggccaagctggagctcgaggacgagttcTGCGAACAGTACAAGAGCCTCTACTACAAACTGCACAACCTCGAACACAACAGCGATGCCCTCCCCGAGGCGaggaagctgctgctgtccttCTTCTCGGATGTCCTGCAGTCGGAGAGgttgggcggcgaggacccgGCCTCGATCCTCGCCATCACAGAGTACACGGAaaaggccctcgaggactTTGTCCATGCCCAACTGGAATCCGTGACGACTGAATACCGGGAGTATCTCGCCCGGCGGAAGAACGGCAGCCCCCGCGAGCTGTTCCAAGACGCCACCGACGCGCGCAAGTGGCTCGCGCACAAGGCCCCTcacaagctcgtcgacggcgcgtggCTGGGACACGTCCACAGGGTCACGTCCCCGTTTGAATATCGCCGGGTCACCAAGGCCGCGTGGCAGGTCCTTTCCGAGGAGCTGGGAGACGGCGACCTGTCGAGGTGCCACGCGTATGTGTTTGAGCGCCTGCTCGAGAAGGTGGGCAGGCCCGTCCcggagccgacgacgctcgagTTCATCGAGCagacgacggtgacggacGCGGGGATCTGGcgctcggcgctggcgcaaATGCTCATCTCGCTGTTCCCCGAGGACTTCCTCCCGGAAATCCTCGGCTTCAACCTGCACTTTGAGATGCTCACCCTGGAGACCCTGCAGGCGTCCAAGGAGCTCCGCGAGGTGAAGCTCGACCCTTACTACTTCACGCTGCACATCACCATCGACAACGCCGACACGGGCCAcaccgccatggccagccagaTCGTCGCCGACTACCTCCGTCTCGTCACCGAGCGGCacgggcccgccgccacgcagcAGGCGTGGAAGCGCATCCAGGTCGGGTTCCTGGTGTCCCAGAACATCCACTCGAGCTACAACGACAAGCTCACCGAGAGGCTCATCAACATCTtcatggccaaggccatcgccTCGAACCGCATCCACGACCACTGCACCAtgaagctcggcggcgagtcgcTGAGCAAGTGGCTCGACCCGACCCTGTTCCACCGTCTCGACTGGCAGGCCAAGTTCCTGACGTGCCTCAAGAACGCGAAGCCCTGGGTCCACAAGGGGAACAGCGGCAAGAGCCGCCTCGTTCGTCAGCTCGTCTGGGGCGGCTCCATGTTCGGTGCCTTTACCGACCGGGAGGTGGTCGTGGTCAAGGACTGGATCGACACTCTTGTGCCCATCGGCCCCGAGGCGTACCAGAACTTCACGGGCAATGACGGCACAGTTGATTCGCCCAAGCCTACGTACTCCAAGGGCGCAGAGCTGTACGCCGAGTTCTCGCgctccgtcgacgacgtgctcgacaCGAGCATCCCCCTGGAGCCCCTCGCGCTGGAGCCCGCCAACATCAAcgtcgacaagctcctcCCCCTGTGGTTCGCGCAGGCCAATCTGCTCGAGTACATGGTGTCCGTGCCCTGGAACGTGGCCAGCGACGTCGGGTGCGCCATTGTGCGCATCCTCCGAGCCCAGTACGGCTTCCTGCCGGAgccgctgggcgtcgacggcctaGACGAGATGAAGCGCGACGACTCGACCGATCTCATCGACATCGGAAACGAGATCCTCTCCCGGCACGACCCGGGGTGCGCGCTCCCTtcgcgcatcgaggacgTGCTTCagcgctggccgtcgcccttTGCGGAGACGATgctcatggcggcgaagcgCCCGCAGGACCTCGGGTGGGTTCTCATCGGCATGGCGCAGGCGTTCGTCGAGCTGCACAGCATCATCGCGTCCTCCCCCGTCCTGCTCTCCGGCGTGAagcgcgaggccctcgagtCCATCACGACGAGGGAGCAGCAAAGTATGAAGACCTGCATGGACGCCATCTCGAGCGGCAGCCGGGAAGACGTCGACTTCAGGAGGGGCTATCAACTGGCGAAGAAACAGATCCTGTCTTGCGTTGCTTAA
- a CDS encoding RNA helicase (COG:A~EggNog:ENOG503NYNU): protein MSDRAPRGGGGGRRHDRRRGGGGGGGSARSRHRVSAPSRHLRDAESSSLLPPPSSSQATTESSRESTMAPSSSGHTLPPLTEAVPLDTPRFADLAGGQSPVHPVLVQTITEDLRFDHMMPVQAATLWELLPPKRSDCLVQARTGTGKTVAFLLPALQTMIGSRASSSDAGISLLVISPTRELAMQIAQEATNLLQRMPSYRVRIAIGGTNKDKEERHILGGCDVLIATPGRLLDHMSNENVKYAFRNLQTLVLDEADRLLDMGFMPALRDIVSHLPDRREVNRQGMLFSATIAPHVNQVAGLVLSPGYKFISTIPAGEINTHERVPQALIVAPTFSSTAAAMVASVRQEATEHAKFKAIVFAPTAALAGFYGHILSLVPGLPPTTTLHSRISQNKRTKITNDYRDAAAAILVATDVIARGMDFPGVTTVFQVGIPSDKQSYVHRLGRTARADADGRGFFIVCEQEAWFPRWNLKEIKFVPKEADLSYTDLVNSIVEAMPEDERAQIYKAWLGYYNNHLKGLKWDKEELVRQANVFAREGLGCPETPPIAKSTVGKMGLRGTRGLNTVPDPPRHGRSQGGGGRRGR, encoded by the coding sequence ATGAGTGACCGTGCCCCcaggggtggtggcggtggtcgGCGTCATgaccgtcgtcgcggcggcggcggcggcggcggcagcgctcgATCGCGTCACCGAGTCTCAGCCCCCTCCAGGCATCTCCGCGATGCCGAGTCCAGCagcctgctgccgccgccttcctcctCGCAGGCCACCACGGAGTCGAGCCGAGAGAGCACCAtggcgccctcctcctcgggccacaccctgccgccgctgaccGAGGCCGTCCCGCTCGACACGCCGCGGTTCGCCGActtggccggcggccagagCCCCGTCCACCCCGTCCTGGTGCAGACCATCACCGAAGACCTGCGTTTCGACCACATGATGcccgtccaggccgccaccCTCTGGGAGTTGCTGCCCCCCAAGCGCAGCGACTGCCTCGTCCAGGCCAGgaccggcaccggcaagacGGTTGCCTTcttgctgcccgccctgcagACCATGAtcggcagccgcgcctcgtcgtccgatGCCGGCATCTCCCTGCTCGTCATCTCGCCTACCCGCGAGCTTGCCATGCAGATTGCCCAAGAGGCGACCAACCTGCTGCAGAGGATGCCGTCGTACCGCGTGCGCATCGCTATTGGCGGCACaaacaaggacaaggaggagaggcatatcctcggcggctgcgacgtcctcatcgccacccccggacgcctcctcgaccacATGTCCAACGAGAACGTCAAGTACGCCTTCCGCAACCTCCAAACCCTGGTGCTCGATGAGGCCGATCGTCTGCTTGACATGGGCTTCATGCCTGCCCTCCGCGACATCGTCAGCCACCTGCCCGATAGACGAGAGGTCAACCGGCAGGGAATGCTCTTCTCCGCCACCATCGCCCCTCACGTAAACCAGGTCGCCGGTCTCGTCCTGTCCCCGGGCTACAAGTTCATATCGACGATCCCGGCGGGCGAGATCAACACGCATGAACGCGTCCCCCaggccctcatcgtcgctcCGACCTTTTCTtccaccgcggccgccatggtcgccaGTGTGCGCCAGGAAGCCACGGAACACGCCAAGTTCAAGGCCATCGTCTTTGCCCCAACGGCCGCGCTTGCAGGCTTCTACGGACACATCCTTTCTCTCGTTCCCGGCCTGCCCCCTACCACAACACTGCACAGTCGCATCTCGCAGAACAAGCGGACCAAGATCACCAACGACTAccgcgatgccgcggccgcgatcCTGGTCGCCACCGACGTGATTGCTCGTGGCATGGACTTTCCCGGTGTCACGACCGTATTTCAAGTCGGCATACCGTCCGACAAGCAGAGCTACgtccaccgcctcggccgtaccgcgcgcgccgacgccgacggccgtggcTTCTTCATCGTGTGCGAGCAGGAGGCGTGGTTCCCGCGGTGGAATCTAAAGGAGATCAAGTTTGTGCCGAAAGAGGCCGACCTGTCCTACACCGACTTAGTCAACAGCATCGTGGAGGCcatgcccgaggacgagcgcgcTCAGATCTACAAGGCGTGGCTGGGCTACTACAACAACCACCTCAAGGGGCTCAAGTgggacaaggaggagctcgTGCGACAGGCCAACGTCTTCGCccgcgagggcctcggcTGCCCCGAGACGCCACCCATAGCGAAGAGCACCGTCGGCAAGATGGGGCTCCGGGGCACCAGGGGCCTCAACACGGTCCCGGATCCGCCCCGGCACGGCAGGTCGCagggaggtggtgggcgtcgaggacggtaA
- a CDS encoding uncharacterized protein (COG:U~EggNog:ENOG503NW0J~TransMembrane:14 (i59-78o98-117i129-146o152-174i186-207o219-239i260-287o299-321i341-362o382-400i407-427o433-455i467-489o545-564i)), with the protein MMAAPEMFGADDKSAARSAANKQEASDHSAEKHDNDDVDDGRQAGVRKIEAAASIWSKWHLIAAFANIWLIYFILSIMEVVFRTLDPFVTSAFSRHSLTAAMGIISSIVGGLSKLAIAKILDTVGRPQGMALALLVWVMGMVMMAACKNVETYAAAQVFSSTGSQGVSYCLTIFIADTTSLLNRPLMLAFATSPYIVTTWIGGPLASRVIAGPGWRWGFGMWAIITPVVVMPLVILFGWDQYRAKKQGIVPPKDTSKSTFAAVKAFVIEVDLFGLLLLAGGMALFLLPFALWQYQDDGWRSALVISMIIVGGLLVIAFVLWEKYLAPVTFIPIGLLTDRTVFFAGLMFLFVFANSLIWGSYFTSMLLVVWNTGVTKATYISNIYRVGSCFAGLVLGYLIRVTGRFKWVATMYALPLMLLGVGLMIHFRQASQAVGYVVMTQIFVAFAGGPMVIAGEMAMMAPSDHQHVAVIIAILDLFAGVGNAIGRAISSAIWAGTFKEALARNLPAEAPVDSIYGSLPIQLSYEPGSPERLGISEAYSESQRYMLITSTCFVAIAWGCAWVWRDIRVKDRKQVQGYVV; encoded by the exons ATGATGGCCGCGCCTGAGATGTTTGGCGCGGACGACAAGTCTGCGGCGAGGTCCGCCGCTAATAAGCAAGAGGCATCGGACCACTCTGCAGAAAAgcacgacaacgacgacgtcgatgatggcaggcaggcgggagTGCGGAAGATTGAGGCCGCTGCATCCATCTGGTCGAAATGGCACCTGATTGCCGCATTCGCAAA CATATGGCTTATTTACTTCATCCTGTCCATCATGGAAGTCGTGTTCCGCACGCTGGATCCCTTCGTCACGAGCGCCTTCTCGCGGCACTCCCTCACCGCGGCCATGGGCATCATCTcgagcatcgtcggcggcctgtccaagctcgccatcgccaagatcctcgacaccgtcggccggccgcagggcatggcgctggcgctcttGGTGTGGGTCATGGGCATGGTCATGATGGCCGCGTGCAAGAACGTCGAGACGTATGCCGCGGCGCAAGTCTTTTCATCAACAGG CTCTCAGGGGGTGAGCTACTGCCTCACCATCTTCATTGCCGACACTACGAGCCTTTTGAATCGTCCGCTGATGCTCGCGTTCGCCACGTCTCCCTACATCGTCACGACGTGGATTGGCGGCCCGCTGGCGAGCAGAGTCATCGCTGGACCGGGTTGGCGCTGGGGTTTTGGCATGTGGGCCATCATCACGCCCGTGGTCGTCATGCccctcgtcatcctcttcGGCTGGGACCAATACAGGGCCAAGAAGCAGGGGATTGTGCCGCCCAAGGACACCTCCAAGTCGACCTTTGCCGCAGTCAAGGCCTTCGTCATCGAGGTCGATCTCTtcggcctgctgcttctcgccGGGGGCATGGCACTATTCCTGCTTCCTTTTGCCCTTTGGCAGTACCAGGACGACGGATGGCGCAGCGCCCTGGTCATTAGCATGATCATCGTCGGCGGTCTGCTCGTCATTGCGTTCGTGCTGTGGGAAAAGTACCTCGCTCCGGTGACGTTTATCCCCATCGGCTTACTGACAGACCGgaccgtcttcttcgccggACTCATGTTCCTTTTCGTTTTCGCCAACTCTCTCATCTGGGGCAGCTACTTTACGTCcatgctcctcgtcgtctggaACACGGGCGTCACAAAGGCGACATACATCAGCAACATCTATCGAGTCGGCTCGTGCTTTGCGGGTCTCGTTCTCGGATACCTCATTAGAGTCACGGGCCGCTTCAAATGGGTCGCGACCATGTATGCGCTGCCGCTCATGCTGCTCGGCGTGGGGCTCATGATTCACTTCCGGCAGGCGAGCCAGGCGGTCGGATACGTCGTCATGACGCAGATTTTCGTCGCCTTCGCGGGAGGCCCCATGGTCATCGCCGGTGAAATGGCCATGATGGCTCCTTCGGACCATCAGCACGTCGCGGTCATCATCGCGATACTGGACCTGTTCGCCGGCGTTGGCAATGCTATTGGCCGTGCGATCTCTTCCGCGATTTGGGCGGGTACGTTTAAGGAGGCCCTGGCCAGGAACCTGCCCGCGGAGGCCCCCGTCGACAGCATATACGGAAGCCTGCCGATCCAGCTGAGCTACGAGCCGGGCTCGCCGGAGCGGCTGGGGATTTCGGAGGCGTACTCGGAGTCTCAGCGCTACATGCTCATCACGAGTACGTGCTTTGTGGCCATTGCGTGGGGATGCGCTTGGGTTTGGAGGGATATTCGCGTCAAGGACAGGAAGCAAGTGCAAGGCTACGTGGTATGA